A section of the Sebastes fasciatus isolate fSebFas1 chromosome 5, fSebFas1.pri, whole genome shotgun sequence genome encodes:
- the LOC141768022 gene encoding uncharacterized protein LOC141768022 isoform X1, with translation MEMYLKRSTLVFLTAVAALVISGQAPVILDKTENGRVEVPVGSSVTFQCGLTTETFERFRVVWHFNPSGCSIYNSSKLYTEIFNKSAKTFSVVSNETKLKNTEDTLLKYTLSNVTDQNKGWYFCEVISEIPLYSYNRSIGREVVITKSKENTTYPSLPIVTATVTPTNNFQLIDWWMWLLLGVAVFILIVLLVICVWLRRRRHRSRVEQPIYANTHRVPNKQPSPRPGTPAANNLKLVSSSQNLRTPSPGRKYEDKRRYKH, from the exons ATGGAAATGTATCTGAAGCGGTCGACTCTGGTGTTTCTCACAG CAGTAGCAGCCCTGGTGATATCAGGTCAAGCCCCTGTGATTCTGGATAAAACAGAAAACGGAAGAGTGGAAGTTCCTGTTGGTTCCTCTGTGACTTTCCAGTGCGGTTTGACGACAGAGACGTTTGAGAGATTTCGGGTGGTCTGGCATTTTAACCCCTCTGGATGTTCAATCTACAACTCGAGCAAATTATACACCGAGATCTTTAACAAATCTGCAAAGACCTTCAGCGTGGTGTCGAACGAAACAAAGCTGAAGAACACCGAAGACACTTTGCTGAAATACACTTTATCAAATGTAACAGACCAGAACAAAGGATGGTACTTTTGCGAAGTCATCAGTGAGATTCCCTTATATTCCTATAATAGGAGCATTGGAAGAGAAGTAGTTATTA CGAAGAGCAAGGAAAATACAACGTACCCGTCACTACCCATAGTGACAG CTACTGTGACGCCCACAAACAACTTCCAGCTCATCGACTGGTGGATGTGGCTCTTGTTGGGGGTAGCTGTTTTCATCCTGATTGTCCTGCTGGTCATATGTGTCTGGCTGAGAAGAAGACGCCACAGAAGCAGAG TAGAACAGCCCATCTATGCAAACACTCATCGTGTGCCCAACAAACAGCCTTCACCTCGGCCGGGCACACCTGCGGCGAACAACCTGAAGCTGGTTTCTTCCTCTCAAAACCTCCGGACCCCGAGTCCAGGCCGGAAATACGAAGACAAACGGAGATACAAACATTGA
- the LOC141768022 gene encoding uncharacterized protein LOC141768022 isoform X3: MEMYLKRSTLVFLTAVAALVISGQAPVILDKTENGRVEVPVGSSVTFQCGLTTETFERFRVVWHFNPSGCSIYNSSKLYTEIFNKSAKTFSVVSNETKLKNTEDTLLKYTLSNVTDQNKGWYFCEVISEIPLYSYNRSIGREVVITTVTPTNNFQLIDWWMWLLLGVAVFILIVLLVICVWLRRRRHRSRVEQPIYANTHRVPNKQPSPRPGTPAANNLKLVSSSQNLRTPSPGRKYEDKRRYKH, encoded by the exons ATGGAAATGTATCTGAAGCGGTCGACTCTGGTGTTTCTCACAG CAGTAGCAGCCCTGGTGATATCAGGTCAAGCCCCTGTGATTCTGGATAAAACAGAAAACGGAAGAGTGGAAGTTCCTGTTGGTTCCTCTGTGACTTTCCAGTGCGGTTTGACGACAGAGACGTTTGAGAGATTTCGGGTGGTCTGGCATTTTAACCCCTCTGGATGTTCAATCTACAACTCGAGCAAATTATACACCGAGATCTTTAACAAATCTGCAAAGACCTTCAGCGTGGTGTCGAACGAAACAAAGCTGAAGAACACCGAAGACACTTTGCTGAAATACACTTTATCAAATGTAACAGACCAGAACAAAGGATGGTACTTTTGCGAAGTCATCAGTGAGATTCCCTTATATTCCTATAATAGGAGCATTGGAAGAGAAGTAGTTATTA CTACTGTGACGCCCACAAACAACTTCCAGCTCATCGACTGGTGGATGTGGCTCTTGTTGGGGGTAGCTGTTTTCATCCTGATTGTCCTGCTGGTCATATGTGTCTGGCTGAGAAGAAGACGCCACAGAAGCAGAG TAGAACAGCCCATCTATGCAAACACTCATCGTGTGCCCAACAAACAGCCTTCACCTCGGCCGGGCACACCTGCGGCGAACAACCTGAAGCTGGTTTCTTCCTCTCAAAACCTCCGGACCCCGAGTCCAGGCCGGAAATACGAAGACAAACGGAGATACAAACATTGA
- the LOC141768022 gene encoding uncharacterized protein LOC141768022 isoform X2, translating into MEMYLKRSTLVFLTVAALVISGQAPVILDKTENGRVEVPVGSSVTFQCGLTTETFERFRVVWHFNPSGCSIYNSSKLYTEIFNKSAKTFSVVSNETKLKNTEDTLLKYTLSNVTDQNKGWYFCEVISEIPLYSYNRSIGREVVITKSKENTTYPSLPIVTATVTPTNNFQLIDWWMWLLLGVAVFILIVLLVICVWLRRRRHRSRVEQPIYANTHRVPNKQPSPRPGTPAANNLKLVSSSQNLRTPSPGRKYEDKRRYKH; encoded by the exons ATGGAAATGTATCTGAAGCGGTCGACTCTGGTGTTTCTCACAG TAGCAGCCCTGGTGATATCAGGTCAAGCCCCTGTGATTCTGGATAAAACAGAAAACGGAAGAGTGGAAGTTCCTGTTGGTTCCTCTGTGACTTTCCAGTGCGGTTTGACGACAGAGACGTTTGAGAGATTTCGGGTGGTCTGGCATTTTAACCCCTCTGGATGTTCAATCTACAACTCGAGCAAATTATACACCGAGATCTTTAACAAATCTGCAAAGACCTTCAGCGTGGTGTCGAACGAAACAAAGCTGAAGAACACCGAAGACACTTTGCTGAAATACACTTTATCAAATGTAACAGACCAGAACAAAGGATGGTACTTTTGCGAAGTCATCAGTGAGATTCCCTTATATTCCTATAATAGGAGCATTGGAAGAGAAGTAGTTATTA CGAAGAGCAAGGAAAATACAACGTACCCGTCACTACCCATAGTGACAG CTACTGTGACGCCCACAAACAACTTCCAGCTCATCGACTGGTGGATGTGGCTCTTGTTGGGGGTAGCTGTTTTCATCCTGATTGTCCTGCTGGTCATATGTGTCTGGCTGAGAAGAAGACGCCACAGAAGCAGAG TAGAACAGCCCATCTATGCAAACACTCATCGTGTGCCCAACAAACAGCCTTCACCTCGGCCGGGCACACCTGCGGCGAACAACCTGAAGCTGGTTTCTTCCTCTCAAAACCTCCGGACCCCGAGTCCAGGCCGGAAATACGAAGACAAACGGAGATACAAACATTGA
- the fsd1 gene encoding fibronectin type III and SPRY domain-containing protein 1 — protein MRSPLSGPEGVGWLAVGVPSEDASHSGSISTSSLKHTTRLHGAQIPAVLTNGSSGAGASVGSGRMGDQKDSLRKITHTLAMKNEEISNFVCALKQSLDNLEANSGKVQEDLESEFTSLHSVLDEMKEKMVTRIKQERASRTYELQSQLSAGSKALESSEELLELANQTLCSSETDGFNQAAKDIKDSVTMAPAFRLSLKAKAGDIMSHLMVDFSQEREMLQGLKFLPVPATPEIQLSECQVCDNTVNVVWTLPEPDSKIDHYILEHRRTNHEGPPRIREDYPWMVLEGIREQEHTLTGLRFDTRYLTFRVRACNKAVAGEFSEPVTLETHAFTFKLDSGSSHQNLKVEDMSVEWDSCGGKIQDIRKEKTRTNSPMHSPARSALMSPKRAPTARPGRDRFTAESYTVLADTMIDAGQQYWEVKFDKESKAFAVGIALRSLGKFDQLGKSSASWCIHLNNWLQQSLTAKHNNKARALDCAIPNSIGVYVNYDEGVLSFYNSKTKQLMHTFKTKFQHPVVPAFMVWNGSFSVVTGLQVPSVVQSGQRKNSGTSSSNASLT, from the exons ATGCGCAGTCCGCTCTCCGGCCCAGAAGGCGTTGGTTGGTTGGCGGTTGGTGTTCCGTCCGAGGATGCGTCGCACTCCGGCAGCATCAGTACCAGCTCACTAAAACACACTACCCGGCTTCACGGAGCACAAATACCGGCGGTGTTAACTAACGGCTCTAGCGGCGCCGGAGCTTCGGTTGGGAGTGGCAGGATGGGGGACCAGAAG GACTCTCTGCGTAAGATCACCCACACGCTGGCCATGAAGAATGAGGAGATTTCAAACTTCGTCTGCGCTCTCAAACAGAGCCTCGACAATTTAGAg GCGAACTCCGGCAAAGTCCAGGAGGACCTGGAGTCTGAGTTCACCTCCCTCCACTCTGTTCTGGACGAGATGAAGGAAAAGATGGTGACGCGCATCAAACAGGAGAGAGCCAGCCGCACATATGAACTACAG AGTCAGCTGAGTGCCGGCTCCAAAGCCTTGGAGAGttcagaggagctgctggagctggcCAATCAGACGCTGTGCTCCTCTGAGACGGACGGTTTCAATCAG GCGGCCAAAGACATTAAGGATAG CGTGACAATGGCTCCAGCCTTTCGCCTCTCCTTAAAGGCTAAAGCCGGTGACATCATGAGTCACTTGATGGTGGATTTCAGCCAGGAGAGGGAGATGTTGCAGGGCCTCAAGTTTCTCCCAG tcccCGCAACTCCTGAGATCCAGCTCTCGGAGTGTCAGGTGTGCGACAACACAGTGAATGTAGTTTGGACCTTACCGGAGCCCGACAGCAAGATAGACCACTACATACTGGAGCATCGACGCACGAACCACGAGGGTCCGCCGCGCATCAGAGAGGATTACCCCTGGATGGTGTTGGAGGGGATACGAGAGCAGGAGCACACACTCACCG GCCTGCGCTTTGACACCCGGTACTTGACGTTCAGAGTGAGAGCGTGTAACAAGGCCGTGGCAGGAGAGTTCTCGGAGCCGGTTACACTAGAAACCCATG CCTTCACCTTCAAACTGGACTCTGGTTCGTCCCACCAGAACCTGAAGGTGGAGGACATGAGTGTGGAGTGGGACAGCTGTGGAGGAAAGATTCAGGACATTCGCAAGGAAAAGACCCGAACCAACTCCCCAATGCACTCTCCAGCCAG ATCAGCCCTGATGTCACCTAAGAGAGCGCCGACAGCCCGGCCCGGCAGAGACAGATTTACAGCAGAGTCCTACACGGTGCTGG CTGACACCATGATCGACGCTGGCCAGCAGTACTGGGAGGTGAAGTTCGACAAGGAAAGCAAAGCCTTCGCCGTGGGCATCGCCCTGCGGAGCCTGGGAAAATTCGACCAGTTGGGGAAAAGCAGCGCTTCCTGGTGCATCCACCTGAACAACTGGCTGCAGCAGAGCCTCACAGCCAAGCACAACAACAAGGCTCGAGCACTGGACTGTGCCATCCCAAACAGTATAGGGGTCTACGTCAACTATGACGAAG gtgttCTGTCTTTCTACAACTCCAAAACTAAACAGCTGATGCACACATTCAAGACCAAGTTCCAGCATCCAGTTGTACCAGCTTTCATG GTGTGGAACGGCAGTTTTTCAGTCGTGACGGGCCTGCAGGTTCCCAGCGTGGTGCAGAGCGGCCAGAGGAAGAACAGCGGCACCAGCAGCTCCAACGCCAGCCTCACCTAA